The stretch of DNA CCAGGCGCTGTTGATCAAAGGGCCGTCAGGCAGCGGCAAGACCACCTTGCTGCGCGCCTTGGCGGGCCTCTGGCCCTATGCCGAAGGCGAAGTCCGGCGGCCGTTGGGCACCCAGGCGTTGTTCCTGTCGCAACGGCCTTACCTGCCGCTGGGCGACCTGCGCACCGCCATCGCCTACCCGGCCGACAGCCAGCCGGCGGACGAAGCACGCATGCAGCAGGCCCTGCGCGAGGTCAACCTGGCGCACCTGGCCGAGCGGCTGGCGGTGACTTGCGACTGGTCGAACATTCTGTCGGTCGGTGAGCAGCAACGCCTGGCGTTTGCCCGGGTGCTGTTCAACCGGCCGCAGGTGGTGTTCCTCGATGAGTCCACCTCGGCGATGGATGAGGGGCTGGAGCATGCGATGTATGCGTTGTTGCGCAAAGAGATGCCCGAGACCTTGCTGGTAAGCGTGGGGCATCGCAGTACCTTGGCCGATTTCCATACCCACCGGCTGGAAGTGGACGGGCAGGGTGGCTGGTCGCTGCGCCAGCAGGAGGTCTTGGCTTAACCTTCAACAGCCCGGTTGCCAGTGCCGGCCGCTTCGCGGGCAAGCCCGCTCCTACAGGTTTTTCACAGCTGTTGAGAGCTGCGCACTACCTGTAGGAGCGGCCTTGCGTCGCGAAAGGGCCGCGCAGCGGCCCCAGATCAACCCGCCCAGGTCAGGCTGATCTGGCCTCTTCATGGGCAAGCCTGCTCCCACAAGGTCCTTCACAACGTTGTTGAGAGCTGCGCACTACCTGTAGGAGCGGCCTTGCGTCGCGAAAGGGCCGCGCAGCGGCCCCAGATCAACCGCCCAGGTCAGGCTGATCTGGCCTCTTCATGGGTAAGCCTGCTCTCACAAGGTTCTTCACAGTTGTTGAGAGCTGCGCAATACCTGTGGGAGCGGCCTTGTGTCGCGAAAGGGCCGCGCAGCGGCCCCAGATCAACCCACCTACCTGCAGCCAAGCTTTCAGGGCTGATGCTCGGCATCGAGCATCACAATCAGTTCAGCCCCTTCGTTTCGCACGTTCCCCACTTCCTTGCCCACCGCAAACCATTCGAACGCCTCCACCGGCAAGCACTGCTCCCGCGCCAGGCGTTCGGCCTCCTCGGCAGGTACCTCCGGGTCGATCCACGCCCGCGCATGTTCCGGGCTCAGCACCAGGGGCCGGCGGTCATGTATATCGACCATTCCCGCATCACTGGCGGCCGTGATGATCACGAAGCCGTCCCCTTCATTCGGCTCCAGCCCCGCATGCACCTCGGCCAGCGCCGCCATGAACATCGGCTCCTGGCTTTTCAGGCGAATGAACCACGGCTGCTTGCGCTTGGGATCGTGCGGGTCGGTCACCCATTCATACCAGCCGTCGGCCATCACCAAGGCCCGCCCTTGCGGCCACAGGGCCTTGAAGAACTTGCCGGTGGTCACCGTCTCGACCCGCGCGTTGATCGGTGCCGGCCGTTTGCCCGTGGCCCAGAACGGCGCCCACCCCCAATGGCAAGGGTCGATGCGCAGGCCATCGGTGGCGTGATGCAGGATCAGCACGCGGCTGCCGGGGGCGACGTTGTAGCGGCCGACCGGCACGTTGTCGTAGCCGCTGATCACGTCCTGCTCGGCGTCCAGTTCACGCAGGTAGTCGGCCAGGCCCTGGTACTGGGCGAAGCGTCCGCACATGGCATGTACCCCCACTTGTCGAAATATCCTACGGCGAAATTGACCGGATACTCGCTACGTCGTTTACTGTATATACATACAGTTTAATATCAAGGCCGTCTCATGACTTCCATCCTGGGTCCCATCACGGGCGGCAGTGCTGCCGTGCCGCGCTATCTGTTCCGCATCCCGGCGGGTTTTCCGTCGCCAGCCGCCGACCACATGGAGCAGCCTATTTCGCTGGACGAGCTGCTCAACCTGCGCGCACCGCATATCTATCTGGTCAGAATAGACGGCGACAGCATGCAAGGCGCCGGTATCTTCGATGGCGATCTGGTGCTGGTCGACCGCTCGATCGCGGCGCGCCATGGCCATATCGTGATTGCCGCCGTCAACGGCGAACCGTTGTGCAAGCGCCTGCAGCGGGTTGCCGGGCAAGTGCTGCTGCGCTCCGAGAACCCACGCTATGCGCCACGCTACATCATGGAGGGTGACGACTTCACGATCTGGGGCGTGGTGACCTTCAGCGTGCGCAGCCATGACCCGGCCGCCTGAACGGGCTCAGCGCAGCAGCGTCACGCCCAGCAACGTGGCACCGGCAAACCCCGCCCCGACCAGGAAGGTCGCCTGGAACCCGGCGCCATCCCACAACAGCCCGGCCACCACGCTGGCGGCCAGCAGCGCCACCCCCGTCAGCAGGTTGAACAGGCCGAATGCCGTGCCGCGCAGGTTGGCCGGCGCGCTGTCGGCGATCAGCGCAGCGAAGATGCCCTGGGTGAAGCCCAGGTGCAGGCCCCAGGCCGCCACGCCCAGTGCCAGCCCGGCCCAGCCCGGTGCCAGGGCCAGCAACAGGTCGGCGCCGATCAGCAGGCCCAGCCCCATCATCAGCACGCCACGGCGGCCCAGGTGGTCCGACAGCGCGCCGGCCGGGTAGGCCGACAGCGAGTAGGCCAAGGCCATGAGCACCAGTACCGCGGGTGCCCACAACGGCGCCAGTCCCATGTCCTGGGCGCGCAGCAGCAGGAACGCCTCGCTGAAACGGGCCAGGGTGAACACCATGGCCAGGCCGATCAGCCGCCAGTAGGCCGGCCCCAGGCGTGCCAGTTCATGCAGTGCCAGGGGCGAGCGCACTGGCCGCGCACCGGGCGCTACCTCAGGTTCGCGAACGAAGGCGATGAGAATGGCCACTGCGACGAACGCCGGGATCACCGCCACCCAGAACACCGTCTGGAAATGGCTCGCCGTCAGCCACATCAATGCCATCGCCAGCAACGGACCGAGGAAAGCGCCGACGGTGTCCAGTGCCTGGCGCAGGCCGAATGCCGCGCCGCGCAGTTCGGGCGGGGTCACATCGGCCACCAGCGCATCGCGGGGGGCGCCGCGGATGCCCTTGCCGATACGGTCGACGAAGCGTGCAGCCATCAGCCACTCCAGCCCGGAGGCCATGGGGAACACCGGCTTGGTCAACGCGCCCAGGCCATAGCCAAGCACCGTCAGCAGCTTGCGCTTGCCGAGGCGGTCGCTGAGCGCGCCGGAGAAGACCTTGGTGATCGACGCGGTGGCTTCGGCGATGCCCTCGATGACGCCGACGGCGACCACCGAAGTGCCGAGCACGGTGACCATGTACAGCGGCAGCAGGGCGTGGATCATCTCCGAGGAAATGTCCATGAACAGCGAGACGAAGCCCAGCGCCCAGACGCTGCGAGGGATCTTCGGCATGGCCTTGGCGGTGGCGGCTTGCTCGGTCTTTTCGGCGCTGCGCATCGGGAGCCTCGGCGGGGTTGTCACAGTTCGAAACTGTAGGAGCCTGTGCGCAGGATGCAAATCGGATGAGTGGCTGGAGGCATCGGCGGAGCGTTGTGGTTAACTGTATATAAATACAGTATTGTTGATGTCGCCCGATGAAACCCACACCTGTCTTTGCCCTGATCGACTGCAACAGTTTCTACGCCAGCTGCGAGCGGGTGTTTCGCCCCGACCTGCAGCGCACGCCCATTGTCGTGCTGAGCAACAACGACGGCTGCATCGTCGCCCGCAGCGCCGAGGCCAAGCCGTTGGTGAAAATGGGCCAGCCGTACTTCCAGGTGAAGGACCTGCTGCGGCGGCACGGGGTGGTGGCGTTTTCCTCCAACTATGCGTTGTACGGTGACATGAGCCAGCGGGTGATGACGGTGATCGAAGGCATGGTCCCGGCGCTTGAGGTGTATTCCATCGACGAGGCCTTCGCCGACCTGGCCGGCATGCCTGGCGACATGGAGCGCCTTGGCCGCGACATCCGCGCCCGGGTGCTCAAGTACACCGGCATTCCGGTTGGGGTTGGTATCGCGGGCACCAAGACCCTGGCCAAACTGGCCAATCACGCGGCCAAACGCTGGTCGGTGCAGAGCGGTTGGGTAGTCGATCTGCGCGACCCGCTGCGTTGCGAGCGGGTGCTGAAGCGCTGTGATGTGTCCGAGGTCTGGGGCATTGGCAAACGCCTGACCGCGCACCTGCAAGGGATGGGCATCCGCACCGCCTGGGACCTGTCCCGCGCCAACCCTGGCCTGCTGCGCAAGACGTTCAGCGTGGTGGTGGAAAAGACCGCCCGTGAACTGGCCGGCACGCCGTGCCTGCAACTGGAAGAAGTCGACCCGCCACGCCAGGAAATCTGTTGCAGCCGCATGTTCGGCCAGCGCCTGACCGAACTCGCGCCGCTCAAGGAAGCCGTGGCCACCTACGTGATGCGCGCGGCGCAAAAGCTGCGCAAGCAGCGCTCGCTGACGCAGCGGATGCGGGTGAGCATCCGCACCGGCATGTTCAACCCCGACGAGCCGCGCTACGCCAACGGCGTGGTCGTGCAGTTGCCATACCCAACCGATGACGAGCGGCTGCTGACACGCATGGCGCTGGAGGCGGTGGAGCGGGTATACCGCGAGGGGTTTCGCTACAGCAAGGCCGAGGTGCTGCTGATGGAGCTGTGCCAGCGAGGGGAAGTGACCGGTGATCTGTTTACGCCGACGCAGAGCGTGAAGGCCGAGCGGGTCATGCAGGTGATCGATGGCGTTAACGGGCGCTGGGGGAGGGGGACGCTACGCAGCGCGGCGGTGCCGGCGACGGCGCAGTGGGCGATGCGGCGGGAGTTGATGAGTGCGGGGTTTACCACGCAGATGGCAGGGTTGTGGCGGGTCAATCCTTGAGTCCGTTGGCTCTGCTACGCGGATCGAGTACTTCAGGCACTTTCACCTGGTGTATTGCGCCGTGGTGATCCGCTTTTACATCACGGGTGGGCTTCAGCAGTTCTTCGCCGATGTCGCGTTCGGCATCGCGTATCTTCAACTCATTCTCAGTAAGCGGCCCCGGCGGTCTCAAAGGCTCAACCGCACTGCCAGCGCCGCCAAGGTCACCAGCAGCACCGGCACCGTCAGCAGCACGCCGACCTTGAAGTAGTACCCCCAGCCAATCGTCACCCCCTTGCGCGCCAACACATGCAACCACAGCAAGGTCGCCAGGCTACCGATCGGGGTAATCTTCGGCCCCAGGTCGCAGCCGATCACGTTGGCGTAGATCATCGCCTCGCGGATCACGCCGTGCGCCTCGCTGGCCTGGATCGACAGCGCGCCGATCAGCACGCTGGGCAGGTTGTTCATCACCGAGGACAGCAGCGCGGCAATCAACCCGGTGCCCAGCGAGGCGGCCCACAGGCCATGCCCGGCAAGGCCGTTCAGCACGTGGGTCAGCGAGTCGGTCAGGCCGGCATTGCGCAGCCCATAGACCACCAGGTACATCCCCAGCGAAAACACCACGATGTGCCACGGCGCCTCGCGCAGTACGCGGCGGGTCATGATCACATGGCCGCGTGCAGCTACCGCGAACAGCACCAGCGCCCCGGCAGCGGACACGGCGCTGACCGGAATGCCCAGCGGCTCCAGCACGAACAGCCCGGCCAGCAAACCCACCAGCACCACCCAGCCGACGCGGAAAGTGGCGCGG from Pseudomonas putida encodes:
- a CDS encoding SOS response-associated peptidase family protein; translation: MCGRFAQYQGLADYLRELDAEQDVISGYDNVPVGRYNVAPGSRVLILHHATDGLRIDPCHWGWAPFWATGKRPAPINARVETVTTGKFFKALWPQGRALVMADGWYEWVTDPHDPKRKQPWFIRLKSQEPMFMAALAEVHAGLEPNEGDGFVIITAASDAGMVDIHDRRPLVLSPEHARAWIDPEVPAEEAERLAREQCLPVEAFEWFAVGKEVGNVRNEGAELIVMLDAEHQP
- a CDS encoding LexA family protein, coding for MTSILGPITGGSAAVPRYLFRIPAGFPSPAADHMEQPISLDELLNLRAPHIYLVRIDGDSMQGAGIFDGDLVLVDRSIAARHGHIVIAAVNGEPLCKRLQRVAGQVLLRSENPRYAPRYIMEGDDFTIWGVVTFSVRSHDPAA
- a CDS encoding MFS transporter → MRSAEKTEQAATAKAMPKIPRSVWALGFVSLFMDISSEMIHALLPLYMVTVLGTSVVAVGVIEGIAEATASITKVFSGALSDRLGKRKLLTVLGYGLGALTKPVFPMASGLEWLMAARFVDRIGKGIRGAPRDALVADVTPPELRGAAFGLRQALDTVGAFLGPLLAMALMWLTASHFQTVFWVAVIPAFVAVAILIAFVREPEVAPGARPVRSPLALHELARLGPAYWRLIGLAMVFTLARFSEAFLLLRAQDMGLAPLWAPAVLVLMALAYSLSAYPAGALSDHLGRRGVLMMGLGLLIGADLLLALAPGWAGLALGVAAWGLHLGFTQGIFAALIADSAPANLRGTAFGLFNLLTGVALLAASVVAGLLWDGAGFQATFLVGAGFAGATLLGVTLLR
- a CDS encoding Y-family DNA polymerase, with translation MKPTPVFALIDCNSFYASCERVFRPDLQRTPIVVLSNNDGCIVARSAEAKPLVKMGQPYFQVKDLLRRHGVVAFSSNYALYGDMSQRVMTVIEGMVPALEVYSIDEAFADLAGMPGDMERLGRDIRARVLKYTGIPVGVGIAGTKTLAKLANHAAKRWSVQSGWVVDLRDPLRCERVLKRCDVSEVWGIGKRLTAHLQGMGIRTAWDLSRANPGLLRKTFSVVVEKTARELAGTPCLQLEEVDPPRQEICCSRMFGQRLTELAPLKEAVATYVMRAAQKLRKQRSLTQRMRVSIRTGMFNPDEPRYANGVVVQLPYPTDDERLLTRMALEAVERVYREGFRYSKAEVLLMELCQRGEVTGDLFTPTQSVKAERVMQVIDGVNGRWGRGTLRSAAVPATAQWAMRRELMSAGFTTQMAGLWRVNP